GGGGACCGAGGTCAGCGGTGCCAGGGTCAGAGGTCGTCACCAGATGGACGGAGCTGTTCGACGAGGTCATCAGCGTCTACGACGGACTGGCTCTGACTCAGGACTGGAACATCGTGACGGCGATGCCGCATCGGGGACGCCACCCAAACGCTTGCCATCAGTGGGTTCTCGACAACGCGCGCCTCGCCCAGAGCCAGGCAGGCGACGACGTGGAAGAGTTCCTTCGGCTGTTCAAGCAGTGGGTCAGAGATCCGATCTCAGCGAATCCCCTGGCAGTTCGAGGAGCATGGTGGGAATGCCGACGATGATCCAAGTGATCGCACGCGTAACTCGTCCCGCGAAGCGCGTATCGGGCGACCGGGCCTTCATCCGTGACCTCAACTACGCGCCGGGACGCAGGAGCGACTACCACCAGCCGATCGAGTGGCAGCTGCAGATCGAGCGTCCGACCGACTGGATCTGCACGATCGAGCAGGCCCGCGCGGTGTCTCCGGCGGTGCGTGAGGTGGTCGAGCCGCTGCTGGGACCGACCGACGAGGTCCAGTGGATCCCGGCGACCGTCCGCACCCGCGAGGGCGAGCCGCTGCCCTACTGGGTGATGCACTTCCCGCACCCCGTCGACATCTACGACGAGGACCGCACCATCCGCGGCGCCAGCCCGATCCCGATGTCCGCAGCCCTGTCCGCCGCCAAGCTCGAGGGCCACACCGTCGTCCCCGGGCCGCTGACCTCCTACACCTACCTCGCCGAACCTGTCCTCAAGGCCATGCAGCAGCGCGGCCTCACCGGGTACTCCATCGAGAAGCGCCACCGTCCGCAATGACGACAACCGACCTCGGACGTACCAGGCGCGCCCGCCTCCCCGGCGAGGTCGTCAGCGAGACGGTGAGTCGTCAGCTCCAACTGACGACTCACCGCGGAGCTGACAACTTCGCGTGGGTGACCCGCCGACGGCGGGTCAGAGGTCGGCGGGGTCGATGAGGAAGTCGGCCTCGTCGGCGATCTCACCGCCGACCGCCGCGTGCAGGGCGCGCGCGATCGCCTGGACCACCGGCGCGCTGCGGGTGCGGGCCACGCGGTGCTCGAACGACGGCCGCTCGAGCTCGAGCTCCTCGATGAGCATCGGCTCCCACCGCACGCGGTACGCGACCACGCCCTGCTGCGTCCACGGCAGACCCTGGAGCAGCGGCGGCAGCTCGGTCTCCTCGGAGGCCTCGACCGCGATCATCCCGTCGACGCCGAGCTCGACGAGCACGCCGTACGACTCGGCCGCGGGCGGCACGGCGAGCATGAGCTCGTCGAACGCGGCGGCCTCCTGGGCGAGGCGTCGGCGCTCGTCGGGATCCAGCACGCCGTGCTCGAGGAGCGCGTCGCGCAGCCCGGAACCGCCGGGCTCGGGCATGCCGGCGAGGGTGTGCCGCTCGGCGCGGCCGGCCCCCACCATCGGGCCGTCCCACTCGCTCGTCGGGACGGACAGCCGGGCGCGCGGCGCGGCGCGCTGCACCACGGCGAGCGCCTCGGCGGGCTCGACCCATCGGTCGGAGAACACCGTGAGGTCGATCGCGGACTCCATGTCGGGCTGCAGCACCACGCCGTTCTGGCCGGTGCGCACGGCGCCGCCGAGCCGACGAGCGGCCGCGACGAGCCACAGCAGGACGCGCTCCTCCTCGCGGTTCGGGTAGCCGTCGGGGAACGCGCGCTTGAGGCCGTACCGGTCGCCGCCGGGGGCGGGCTTGACGCCGCGGTCGCGAGGGCACGTGACGTCGAACGCGGTGACGGACGTGACGGGCAGCCCGAGCGCGATCGCGTCGGCCTGCGTGACGGCGTACGGGCCGGCGAGCGACGAGTGCCGGTTGAGGCGCAGCACGCGCGCTTGCGGCTTGGCGCCGCCGATGCGGATGCCGAGCGCGGCGGTCAGCGGGCGCGCGCGCTGCCCGCCGGCCTCGCCGTCGGGCTCCTCCCAGCGGGCGTTGAGGAACCGGCTCGCGGCCAGCACCTCGACCTCGTCGGGCTCGACGCCCTCGGGCAGCGCGAGCACGTGCCGTGTGCGCAGCCCCTCGTCGGACACGGGAAGACGCGGCAGGTCACGCGTCATCGCGTCACACCTCCGTGCGGTGGAAGCTCTGCCAGGAACGGGACGCCGTGGGGCCCCGCTGGCCCTGGTAGCGCGAGCCGTAGCGCTCCGAGCCGTACGGGTGCTCCGCGGCCGAGGACAGCCGGAAGAAGCACAGCTGGCCGATCTTCATGCCCGGGTACAGGACGATCGGCAGGGTCGCGACGTTCGACAGCTCGAGCGTCACGTGGCCGCTGAACCCCGGGTCGACGAAGCCCGCGGTCGAGTGCGTGAGCAGGCCGAGCCGGCCGAGGGACGACTTGCCCTCGAGCCGCGCCGCGATGTCGTCGGGCAGCGTGACGCGCTCGAACGTGGACCCGAGGACGAACTCCCCCGGGTGCAGCACGAACGACTCGTCGGACGGGACCTCGACGAGCCGCGTGAGGTCCGGTTGCTCGGCCGCGGGGTCGATGTACGGGTACTTGTGGTTGTCGAACAACCGGAAGAACCGGTCGAGGCGCACGTCGATGCTCGACGGCTGGATCATCGCGGGGTCGTAGGGTTCGAGGGCCACCCGGCCCGCGTCGAGCTCGGCGGTGATGTCGCGGTCGGAGAGCAGCACGCGCCCACGGTAGTGCCCCGCGCGCGGGCATGGTTTCAGCGCGCTGCACGCCCCGCTATAGTCCTGTTCCGTGAGACGCATGGGAGCGCTCTCGCACTGGTTCGGCCCCTGATTCACCCCGCACCACACCTGACCATCCAAGGGTCGCCCGCGGCACCGGAGGCACGGCAGCACCGGTCCGCGCGGCCCGCCACGCAGCACCCCTGCGACGAGCACGGCGAGAGGCACCTCCATGCGTTACGGGCACTTCGACGACGAGGCACGCGAGTACGTCATCACGACGCCGCACACCCCGTACCCGTGGATCAACTACCTGGGCTCCGAGCAGTTCTTCTCGCTGCTGTCCCACCAGGCCGGCGGGTACTCGTTCTACCGCGACGCCAAGATGCGTCGCCTCACGCGGTACCGCTACAACAACATCCCCGCGGACGCGGGCGGCCGCTACCTGTACGTCAACGACGGCGGCGACGTGTGGACCCCGTCGTGGCTGCCGGTCAAGGCGGACCTCGACCACTTCGAGGCGCGCCACGGCCTGGGCTACTCGACCATCACGGGCGAGCGGAACGGCGTGCGCGTCGAGACGCTGTTCTTCGTGCCGGTCGGCGAGAACGCCGAGGTGCAGAAGGTCACCGTCACCAACACGTCCGACTCCTACAAGTCGCTCACGCTGTTCTCGTTCGTGGAGTTCTGCCTGTGGAACGCGCAGGACGACCAGACGAACTACCAGCGCAACCTGTCGATCGGTGAGGTCGAGATCGAGCAGGAGGGCCCGCACGGCTCGGCGATCTACCACCGCACCGAGTACCGCGAGCGCCGCGACCACTACGCGGTGTTCGCCGTGAACACGCAGGCCGAGGGCTTCGACACGGACCGCGACACGTTCGTCGGCGCGTACAACTCGCTCGGCGAGGCCGCGGTGCCGCTCAAGGGCGAGTCCGCGAACTCCGTCGCGTCGGGCTGGTACCCGATCGGCTCGCACTCGGTGGCCGTGTCGCTCGCGCCCGGTGAGTCGCGCGAGCTCGTCTACGTGCTCGGCTACGTCGAGAACCCCGACGAGGAGAAGTGGGCCGACGAGGCGAAGCAGGTCATCAACAAGAACCGCGCGCACGCGCTGCTGTCCCGGTTCGCCACCTCCGAGCAGACCGACGCGGCGTTCGCGGCGCTCAAGGACTACTGGACCGACCTGCTGTCGACGTACTCGGTGAGCTCGAACGACGAGAAGCTCGACCGGATGGTCAACATCTGGAACCAGTACCAGTGCATGGTCACGTTCAACATGTCGCGCTCGGCGTCGTTCTTCGAGACCGGCATCGGCCGCGGCATGGGCTTCCGCGACTCCAACCAGGACCTGCTGGGCTTCGTCCACCTGATCCCGGAGCGGGCGCGCGAGCGGATCATCGACATCGCGTCGACGCAGTTCGCCGACGGCTCGGCGTACCACCAGTACCAGCCGCTCACGAAGCGCGGGAACAACGACATCGGCTCGGGCTTCAACGACGACCCGCTGTGGCTCATCGCGGGCACCGCGGCGTACATCAAGGAGACGGGCGACTTCTCGATCCTCGACGAGCCCGTGCCGTTCGACAACGAGCCGGGCTCCGAGGTGCCGCTGTTCGAGCACCTGACGCGCTCGTTCGAGTTCACGGTCACGCACCGCGGCCCGCACGGTCTGCCGCTGATCGGCCGCGCCGACTGGAACGACTGCCTCAACCTCAACTGCTTCTCCACGACGCCCGGCGAGTCGTTCCAGACCACCGAGAACCAGGAGGGCGGCGCCGCCGAGTCGACGTTCATCGCGGCGCAGTTCGTCCTGTACGGCGAGCAGTACGCCGAGCTCGCGGAGCGCCGCGGCCTCGCGGACGTCGCCGAGCGGGCGCGCGGCCTCGTCGCCGAGATGCGCGACGCCCTCCTGACGGACGGCTGGGACGGCTCCTGGTTCCTGCGCGCGTACGACTACTACGGGAACCCGATCGGGACCGACGCGCACGACGAGGGCAAGATCTGGATCGAGCCGCAGGGCTTCGCGGTCATGGCGGGCGTCGGTGTGGGCGAGGGCCCGCAGGACACGGACGCCCCGGCGATCAAGGCGCTCGACTCGGTCAACGAGCTGCTCGCGACCGATCACGGCATGGTGCTGCAGTACCCCGCGTACACCACCTACCAGGTGCACATGGGCGAGGTCTCCACGTACCCGCCGGGCTACAAGGAGAACGGCGGCATCTTCTGCCACAACAACCCGTGGGTGATCATCGCCGAGACGGTCGTGGGCCGCGGTGCGCGCGCGTTCGACTACTACAAGCGCATCACGCCCGCGTACCGCGAGGACATCTCCGACGTGCACCGGCTCGAGCCGTACGTGTACGCGCAGATGATCGCGGGCAAGGAGGCGGTCCGCCACGGCGAGGCCAAGAACTCCTGGCTCACGGGCACGGCCGCGTGGAACTTCGTCACGGTGTCGCAGTACCTGCTGGGCGTGCGGCCCGACTACGACGGCCTCGTCGTCGACCCGCAGATCGGCCCGGACGTCCCGTCGTTCACGGTCACACGTGTCGCCCGCGGCGCGACGTACGAGATCACGGTGACGAACTCGGGCGCCGACGGCTCGCGCGGCCGGCTCGTCGTGGACGGCGCGCCCGTCGAGGGCAACCTCGTGCCGTACGCGCCCGCCGGCTCGACCGTGCGCGTCGACGTCACCCTCTGACGGGACCTCACCGCAGCACCCACCGCGCCGCCGCCGCACCGTCACCGCCCCGCCCCAGGCCACCGGCCGAGGGCACGGCGGTGGCCGTGCGCGGCGGCGCGGTCGCGTCCGGGGGACGTCGGTGTGGCGGTCGTGTGACCGCGGTGGACAACCGCTCGCCCGTTTCGTCCGACATGTCACCATGGCGTGCCACGACACGGAACCAGGGGAGAACACACATGCGCGCCATCACACGGATCGTCGGCGCAGGGGCTGCGGCGGTCCTCGCGCTCTCGCTCACGGCCTGCGGCTCGGACTCGGGCTCGTCGGACGCGGAGACGAAGGCCGCGACGGACACGTCCGCGACGCCCGCGCCCGAGAAGGACGACGAGGGCGACGGCGACTCCGGCGGCGAGGAGATCACCGCCGAGTCCCTGTACGCGGCGCTGTCCAGCCAGGTCGGCAAGGACACGTCCTACACGATGACCTCGACGACACCCGGTGCGGCCGGCACGTTCGAGGGCGTCGTCGTCGTCAAGGACGGCAAGACGAGCATGTCGATCGTCAGCGAGGCGGCGGGCGCGAAGACGCGGATCGTCCTGACGGACGGCGCGTACTACCTGGACCTCGGCGAGATGAGCGAGAACAAGTTCATCAAGATCGACCTGTCCGACAAGTCGAACCCGTTCGCCGCGATGCTCGGTCCGATCGAGGACATGGGTGACGTGTCGAAGAGCTTCGAGGGCTTCAAGGACTCGGTCGAGTCGGTCGAGAAGGTCGGCCAGGAGGACGTCGACGGCGTCTCGACGACGCACTACGTCGTCACGGTCGACCCGGCGGCCGCGCTCGCCGCGGTGGGCGAGGGCACCGTGCCGACGGACGCGGCCTCGGCGCTCGAGGAGGTCTCGTACGACCTGTGGCTCGACGAGGAGAACCGTCCCGCCAAGATGGTCATCGACCTCGCGGGCGAGAAGATGACCACGACGTACTCCGACTGGGGCGACTCGAGCCTCACGGTCGAGGCGCCGAGCGGCGACGAGCTCTCGCCGCTCACGTGGGAGGAGCTCATGTCGGGTGGCCTCGGCGGCTGACACCCGACGACGACGCGGCGAGGGCCGGGGCGCAGCGCGCGTCCCGGCCCTCGTGCCGTCCGGGCCCGCATCACGACGTGTCCGATCCGCCCCCGTCAGGCGGGGGCGAGTCCCCGCAGGAGCGCCTCGACGCCGTGCGCGAAGCGGGTGCGCGCGCGGTCGGGATCGGCCGGCGGGCTGCCGAGGATCTCGATGCCGACCGCGCCGTGCACGGAGGTCCACAGGTGGAAGGCGCTGGCGTCGACGTCGTCGTCGTCGATGACGCCGGCCGCGACCGCGGCGTCCACGCGTGCGCGGTGCGCGGCGTACGAGCGGGCGCCGCGCTCCTCGACTGCGGGCAGCGGGCCGACGGCGGGGACGATCGGGCTGAACATCAGCAGGT
The sequence above is a segment of the Cellulomonas palmilytica genome. Coding sequences within it:
- the dcd gene encoding dCTP deaminase; the encoded protein is MLLSDRDITAELDAGRVALEPYDPAMIQPSSIDVRLDRFFRLFDNHKYPYIDPAAEQPDLTRLVEVPSDESFVLHPGEFVLGSTFERVTLPDDIAARLEGKSSLGRLGLLTHSTAGFVDPGFSGHVTLELSNVATLPIVLYPGMKIGQLCFFRLSSAAEHPYGSERYGSRYQGQRGPTASRSWQSFHRTEV
- a CDS encoding GH36-type glycosyl hydrolase domain-containing protein, producing MRYGHFDDEAREYVITTPHTPYPWINYLGSEQFFSLLSHQAGGYSFYRDAKMRRLTRYRYNNIPADAGGRYLYVNDGGDVWTPSWLPVKADLDHFEARHGLGYSTITGERNGVRVETLFFVPVGENAEVQKVTVTNTSDSYKSLTLFSFVEFCLWNAQDDQTNYQRNLSIGEVEIEQEGPHGSAIYHRTEYRERRDHYAVFAVNTQAEGFDTDRDTFVGAYNSLGEAAVPLKGESANSVASGWYPIGSHSVAVSLAPGESRELVYVLGYVENPDEEKWADEAKQVINKNRAHALLSRFATSEQTDAAFAALKDYWTDLLSTYSVSSNDEKLDRMVNIWNQYQCMVTFNMSRSASFFETGIGRGMGFRDSNQDLLGFVHLIPERARERIIDIASTQFADGSAYHQYQPLTKRGNNDIGSGFNDDPLWLIAGTAAYIKETGDFSILDEPVPFDNEPGSEVPLFEHLTRSFEFTVTHRGPHGLPLIGRADWNDCLNLNCFSTTPGESFQTTENQEGGAAESTFIAAQFVLYGEQYAELAERRGLADVAERARGLVAEMRDALLTDGWDGSWFLRAYDYYGNPIGTDAHDEGKIWIEPQGFAVMAGVGVGEGPQDTDAPAIKALDSVNELLATDHGMVLQYPAYTTYQVHMGEVSTYPPGYKENGGIFCHNNPWVIIAETVVGRGARAFDYYKRITPAYREDISDVHRLEPYVYAQMIAGKEAVRHGEAKNSWLTGTAAWNFVTVSQYLLGVRPDYDGLVVDPQIGPDVPSFTVTRVARGATYEITVTNSGADGSRGRLVVDGAPVEGNLVPYAPAGSTVRVDVTL
- a CDS encoding LolA-like protein, whose translation is MRAITRIVGAGAAAVLALSLTACGSDSGSSDAETKAATDTSATPAPEKDDEGDGDSGGEEITAESLYAALSSQVGKDTSYTMTSTTPGAAGTFEGVVVVKDGKTSMSIVSEAAGAKTRIVLTDGAYYLDLGEMSENKFIKIDLSDKSNPFAAMLGPIEDMGDVSKSFEGFKDSVESVEKVGQEDVDGVSTTHYVVTVDPAAALAAVGEGTVPTDAASALEEVSYDLWLDEENRPAKMVIDLAGEKMTTTYSDWGDSSLTVEAPSGDELSPLTWEELMSGGLGG